The following nucleotide sequence is from Borrelia puertoricensis.
AGTTGACCTTTATGCTCTTGATTATTTTGAGGGACTTATTAAACCTGAGTTTAGAGTAGAAAATGATAAACTTGTCATTACATTTTTTGTGAAGGAGAAATCCTTAATAAATACTGTTATTTTTATTGATGATAGTGGAGTTTTTTGGAATAGTGAACTGCGTGATAAATCAGATGTTAAGGCAAAAGAGGCTTTAAATCTTGCAAAAATTAAAAAAAGTGTTCTTAAATTTGAAGAGATGTACAAAGATGCTGGATATCTTGATGTTACTGTTGAATTTGATATTAAAGAGAAAAATAGTTTAGTAGATATTGTGTTTAAAATTAATGCTGGTCCTAAGTATGTTGTTAAAGAGGTTTCTTTTGAGGGAAATTCGAACTTTAAGAGTCGTATTCTTAGAAAATATTTAGTATCAAAACCCGCATCTTTATTTTTTGATGGCAAGTATTTAAAATCAAATGTTGATAAAGATAAAATGAAACTTGAGTCTTATTATAAGAACAATGGATATATTAATGCAAAAGTTGTAGATAGTATTGTAGATATACGAATGCCCAGTGATTCTAAAAAATTGGAAAGAGAAGTTTTCTTAAAATATTTTATTTCAGAGGGTAATGTTTTTAAATTTGGTAAATTTGAAATTACTGGTAATTTAGTTTTTAAATTAGAAGAATTGCAATCCTTGATTACTTTTAAGGAAGGAGATGTTTTTGATGATTCAAGATTTGAGCAAGATTTTGCAAAAATTAGGGAAAAATATTATTCTGATGGTTATATCTTTACAGAGATTGTTCCTTCTCGGACGATAAGGGATGAATTTGTAGATTATTCTATTAAGATATTAGAGAAAGAGAAAGCACATATTGAATCTATTACTGTCTCAGGTAATAAAAAAACAGCTTCACATGTAATCCTTAGAGAAATTCCGCTCATTGAGGGTGATATTTTTAATTTGGAAAATCTTCGGATGGGAATGCTTAATTTACAAAGACTTGGTTATTTTGGAAATGTTATACCCGATGTTGTTCCAAGTAATATTGAGGGTTTAATGAAGATAAATTTTGCTGTTGAAGAGCGAGAGACAGCAAGTTTTAGATTTGGTATGAATTTTGGTGGGGTGAGTAATTCTTGGCTTCCATTTTCAGTTTTTGGACAGTGGGAGCAATCTAATTTTTTAGGTAAAGGGTATTCTCTTTCTGCAAGGCTTAATCTTGCTTTTTCAGAGCAAAGTTTTAGGTTGATGTTTGAAGATAATTGGTTTATGCAGACTAGATGGACTATTGGAGGATTTTTTGATTTTTCACATTCTATAAATACAGCGTATCAGGATATTAATGGACCTATATTTACAGACAAAAAAGAAGTTCCAGATCCTTTTGTAAGTTGGGAAGCATATAATAATTCTAAGAATTTTTCGGATTTTAATGTTATGAATTATTCTTTAGTTAAATTTAGTATTAATGGGTTTACTGGTTATACTTTTTCTAATTATCTTGGAAAGCAATCAATTGTTGGAACTGCACAAACGGCCTTGAAATATGTTTATTATGATGATAATGTTAACAGACCTTCAAATTATTATTTGAGGTCTAATTATAATACTATTAAATTTGAAAATTCTTTTGGTATTAGCGTTGCATGGGATACAAGAAATTCTCAGTCTTTATCTAATAATGGTTTTTTGCTTAAGCAGCAATTTGATCTTTTTGGTGGATTTTTGTTTGGGCAGAGTCATTTTTCAAAATCCACAACAACTTTTGAGAGATATTTCTCTCTTTTAGGCTATCAAGATGTTTTTACCCCATTTTTTGATTTAATTTTAACTTTGAGGAGTGTTTATTCAAATATTTTACCACCACTTGGGAATGGTTTTGAAATAGAAGTTCAACCACATCACCTTATAGTTATTAGTGAAAACTTTATGATTGCTAGAGGATGGGGAACTTTGAGTAATATTTATAGTTCCTTTGTAAATACTCTTCAGTTATCAATGCCTTTGATTAAGAATATTTTGGTTTGGGATGTTTTGTTTTTAGATATGGCTTCATATTCTCTAGAAGGGCAAGAAAATTCTTTGTTTGTTCCTTTTAGTAATTTTATTTTTAGTTGGGGTTTTGGAATTAGAAGTGTATTGCCTCAAATGCCTTTGTCTTTTGTAATAGCTTATCCATTTCATTTTAATAATGGAGGTGTTAATAGATATTATAATTATTTTGGAGGATTTAAATTTTTCTTAGCCATTGATATGAGATACTGATATAACTGATATAATTTAGTTAGCTTTTTGTAGGGAGGATTTTTATGACTGTTATAGTGTTTTTGTTTGCATGTTTTTTTCCATTAAATATTTTTTCAGTTAATGTTACAAAAGTGGGTATTGTAGATTTTGAGAAGGTTGTAATTGAATTTTTAAGTCCTCAATTAAAGTCTAATCTTGAGCAATTGAAAAATCATTATCAGGAAAAAATAGATATCTTGAATTCTGAGATTAAAGATTTGAGGAAAATATATGATGAATCTGTTAGTATTCATGATTTAGAGAGTGCTAAATTGTATGGTAATCAATATAACTTGAAGATTGATGAGCTTAAGAAACTTAAGAGCTTGGCTAAGAGTAATCTTGAACAACAGAAACAGATTAATATAAATAGTCTAAATAGTGATGGATTACTTTGGGGCAAAATACTTAATGGTATTCAATATATTGCAGAGACTAATGGTATTTCTTTGGTTATGAAAAAAGACAGTCCATATATTCTTTATTATAATAGTACAGTTGATATAACAGATAATATTAT
It contains:
- a CDS encoding OmpH family outer membrane protein, whose translation is MTVIVFLFACFFPLNIFSVNVTKVGIVDFEKVVIEFLSPQLKSNLEQLKNHYQEKIDILNSEIKDLRKIYDESVSIHDLESAKLYGNQYNLKIDELKKLKSLAKSNLEQQKQININSLNSDGLLWGKILNGIQYIAETNGISLVMKKDSPYILYYNSTVDITDNIIKYLSEQ
- the bamA gene encoding outer membrane protein assembly factor BamA; the protein is MHLFRIFIVVFLFFFVFNLVYSQENYKGKVIKSIDFNGLKNIRENDFGSILNAYLGKAYSDELFDRLQVDLYALDYFEGLIKPEFRVENDKLVITFFVKEKSLINTVIFIDDSGVFWNSELRDKSDVKAKEALNLAKIKKSVLKFEEMYKDAGYLDVTVEFDIKEKNSLVDIVFKINAGPKYVVKEVSFEGNSNFKSRILRKYLVSKPASLFFDGKYLKSNVDKDKMKLESYYKNNGYINAKVVDSIVDIRMPSDSKKLEREVFLKYFISEGNVFKFGKFEITGNLVFKLEELQSLITFKEGDVFDDSRFEQDFAKIREKYYSDGYIFTEIVPSRTIRDEFVDYSIKILEKEKAHIESITVSGNKKTASHVILREIPLIEGDIFNLENLRMGMLNLQRLGYFGNVIPDVVPSNIEGLMKINFAVEERETASFRFGMNFGGVSNSWLPFSVFGQWEQSNFLGKGYSLSARLNLAFSEQSFRLMFEDNWFMQTRWTIGGFFDFSHSINTAYQDINGPIFTDKKEVPDPFVSWEAYNNSKNFSDFNVMNYSLVKFSINGFTGYTFSNYLGKQSIVGTAQTALKYVYYDDNVNRPSNYYLRSNYNTIKFENSFGISVAWDTRNSQSLSNNGFLLKQQFDLFGGFLFGQSHFSKSTTTFERYFSLLGYQDVFTPFFDLILTLRSVYSNILPPLGNGFEIEVQPHHLIVISENFMIARGWGTLSNIYSSFVNTLQLSMPLIKNILVWDVLFLDMASYSLEGQENSLFVPFSNFIFSWGFGIRSVLPQMPLSFVIAYPFHFNNGGVNRYYNYFGGFKFFLAIDMRY